The window AGCCCGATTTTTCGTAATGAACTCTAAGTGGCTGTCATTAATAGACTTGAGAACGGCCGGCTACGGGACATTCCAGCCCAGATCACGCAGTACTTTGGCGACCAATGCTAGCGGCAGGCCGGTTATCGCTGTGTGGTCGGCCGAAGTGATCGACTCGAACAAGCTAATTCCGAGACACTCCAGCTTGTAACTGCCGGCACAATCGAGCGGCTGATCGGCGGCCACGTAACGCTCGATTTCGCCCTGCGTAAGCGGCCTCATTTTCAACTCGGTCACGTCGCGCAGCTGCTCTATCTCATTACCGCTGATAACGCACACGGCTGTGATCAACCGATGCGTCTTGCCAGCTAGGAATTGCAACTGCTCGATCGCTAGTTCCGCGGTCCCTGGCTTACCTAGGATCTGCCCATCGCAGGTGCAAACCTGATCGCTGCCAATCACCG is drawn from Anatilimnocola floriformis and contains these coding sequences:
- a CDS encoding Maf family protein, which gives rise to MTTQLILASTSKYRRQLLERLRVPFECVAPNVDERALQAKLPSAEPEQIARELARAKAEEVAARYPSAAVIGSDQVCTCDGQILGKPGTAELAIEQLQFLAGKTHRLITAVCVISGNEIEQLRDVTELKMRPLTQGEIERYVAADQPLDCAGSYKLECLGISLFESITSADHTAITGLPLALVAKVLRDLGWNVP